The genomic DNA TTTCTTCTGTTTCATGATGTTGATGAACGACTGGTCGACAATTTGGGCGATGTCGTTTATGGCGTCCATTTTCCTTCATATTCTCTTAGTGCACGATACGAGAGTGATGGCGTTACAAGCCCTATTCTCGGTGTTAATGGCTTATCTCGCGGTATATGGTTTGACAGATTTTCGTCCGACCACTTTGATTGAGTGGCAATACGTACCGATTTTTTTGTTCACTTATGTGTTTGGGAATTTGTGTTTTTTCCGTAACCAGATTTCTCACGAAACCAAAGTCTCGATTGCTAAAACCTTTGGTGCTGGGATTGCTCATGAGATGCGTAATCCACTTAGTGCACTAAAAACGTCGATTGATGTTGTACGAACCATGATCCCTAAACCGCAAGTCGCGGCGCATGCGGATTATTCCTTGGATGCGCAAGAGCTGGATCTGCTGCATCAAATTTTGAATGAAGCTGATGATGTCATCTACTCTGGCAATAACGCGATTGATTTACTGCTCACCTCGATTGATGAAAACCGTGTCTCTCCGGCGAGTTTTAAAAAACACTCAGTGGTAGATGTGATTGAAAAAGCGGTGAAAACTTTTCCGTATAAAAATGCTGCGGATCAGCATTCGGTACAACTTGCAGTACACCAGCCGTTTGAGTTCTTTGGAAGTGATACTCTGCTTACTTATGCGCTATTTAACCTGTTGAAAAATGCCTTTTATTACCAAAAAGAGCATTTATCTGTCCGTATTGAAATCGGTCAAACTCGTGAACACAACTTCATTCGAGTCCGTGATAACGGAGTGGGTATTGCCCCTGAGATGTTGGAAGACATTTTCCGTGATTTCTATACCTTCGGTAAAAATGGCAGCTATGGGCTAGGCTTGCCATTTTGCCGCAAAGTGATGACAGCATTTGGCGGCGCGATTCGCTGTGCGTCTCAACAAGGTCAATGGACAGAGTTTATATTGACCTTTCCTCGTTACGATTCCGACACAGTCGACGAGATAAAAACAGAACTGCTGAAAACCAAATCGCTTATTTATATCGGTTCAAACCAAACCATTGTTCGAGAGTTAAATCAGCTCGCAGTGGAAGATGAGTTTGGCTTTACCGCCATTTCTGCACAGCAAGCAGTAAGACGTCAAGACTATGAATTTGAGTTTGATCTTATTTTGCTCGATCTTGATGACGCGACAACACAGGGGGAAATACTGCCGAAATTGGAGGGGACATTGAGTTTTACACAAGGCTGCATCGGTTATGTGTATGACCCAGGTAAAACGTACGCGGTAAACATCAACCGTTATCTGCGCATTCAACCGATCAGTATTAACTCTATTCTGAGAAAGCCGCGGAAAATCATCGAACGCTTGTTGTTTGAGCAAGAGTCTTTAGCGATGAATCGTAACGTGATTCCTCTGAAAAAGAGTCGACACGAACGTCGCATCTTGGTGGTTGATGATAATCAATCGATCCG from Vibrio tarriae includes the following:
- the cqsS gene encoding quorum-sensing CAI-1 autoinducer sensor kinase/phosphatase CqsS encodes the protein MIVSMDVIKRVYQYAEPNLSLVGWMGMLGFPAYYFVWEYWFPQPYENLGLRCAAAVLFAGLVFRDSLPKKWQRYMPDYFLFTIGFCLPFFFCFMMLMNDWSTIWAMSFMASIFLHILLVHDTRVMALQALFSVLMAYLAVYGLTDFRPTTLIEWQYVPIFLFTYVFGNLCFFRNQISHETKVSIAKTFGAGIAHEMRNPLSALKTSIDVVRTMIPKPQVAAHADYSLDAQELDLLHQILNEADDVIYSGNNAIDLLLTSIDENRVSPASFKKHSVVDVIEKAVKTFPYKNAADQHSVQLAVHQPFEFFGSDTLLTYALFNLLKNAFYYQKEHLSVRIEIGQTREHNFIRVRDNGVGIAPEMLEDIFRDFYTFGKNGSYGLGLPFCRKVMTAFGGAIRCASQQGQWTEFILTFPRYDSDTVDEIKTELLKTKSLIYIGSNQTIVRELNQLAVEDEFGFTAISAQQAVRRQDYEFEFDLILLDLDDATTQGEILPKLEGTLSFTQGCIGYVYDPGKTYAVNINRYLRIQPISINSILRKPRKIIERLLFEQESLAMNRNVIPLKKSRHERRILVVDDNQSIRTFTAILLEQQGYEVVQANDGSEVLKHMNSQNIDLVLMDIEMPNVGGLEATRLIRGSEHDYKNIPIIGYTGDNSPKTLALVQTSGMNDFIVKPADRDVLLNKVASWV